A region from the Clostridia bacterium genome encodes:
- a CDS encoding ABC transporter ATP-binding protein, producing MAQGTQQEELLRIENLHTYFKTEDGVVPAVAGVSFSVRRGETVALVGESGCGKSQTALSIMRLLSNQGRIVQGRILFEGTDLTKASEATMRRIRGNQISMVFQEPMTSLNPVFTCGMQVMEAIRLHQKVTPAEARRQAVEMFRRVGIPDPERRMDAYPHQLSGGLRQRVMIAMALACRPKLLIADEPTTALDVTIQAQILDLMRELRDEFGMSILFITHDLGVVAEMADRVVVMYAGEVVEEGTVEEVFAEPKHPYTAGLLRSMPRLDTQRKTALPAIEGVVPSPLNRPRGCTFAPRCPHVMARCRAEHPDVTTLGDGRVVRCFLYPSEKEAVS from the coding sequence GTGGCGCAAGGCACGCAGCAGGAAGAGCTTCTCCGCATCGAAAACCTGCACACCTACTTCAAGACGGAAGACGGCGTCGTCCCCGCGGTCGCCGGCGTGAGCTTCTCCGTGAGGCGCGGCGAGACGGTCGCGCTGGTCGGCGAGAGCGGCTGCGGCAAGAGCCAGACCGCGCTGTCGATCATGCGGCTGCTGTCGAATCAGGGGCGCATCGTCCAGGGGCGGATCCTCTTCGAGGGGACCGACCTCACCAAGGCCAGCGAGGCGACGATGCGCAGAATCCGCGGCAACCAGATCTCGATGGTCTTCCAGGAGCCGATGACCAGCCTGAACCCGGTGTTCACCTGCGGCATGCAGGTCATGGAGGCGATCCGCCTGCACCAGAAGGTGACTCCGGCGGAAGCGCGCCGGCAGGCCGTCGAGATGTTCCGGCGCGTCGGCATCCCGGACCCGGAACGGCGCATGGACGCCTACCCGCACCAGCTTTCCGGCGGCCTGCGGCAGCGCGTGATGATCGCCATGGCCCTGGCCTGCCGGCCGAAGCTCCTCATCGCGGACGAGCCGACCACCGCGCTCGACGTGACGATCCAGGCGCAGATCCTGGACCTCATGCGGGAACTGCGCGACGAGTTCGGCATGAGCATCCTCTTCATCACGCACGACCTCGGCGTCGTGGCGGAGATGGCGGACCGCGTCGTCGTCATGTACGCCGGCGAGGTCGTCGAGGAGGGCACGGTCGAGGAGGTCTTCGCGGAGCCGAAGCACCCGTACACGGCAGGCCTTCTGCGGTCGATGCCGCGGCTCGACACGCAGCGGAAGACGGCGCTGCCGGCCATCGAGGGCGTGGTGCCGAGCCCGCTGAACCGGCCGCGGGGTTGCACGTTCGCCCCGCGCTGCCCGCACGTGATGGCGCGCTGCCGCGCGGAGCACCCGGACGTCACCACGCTGGGCGACGGCCGCGTGGTGCGCTGCTTCCTCTACCCCAGCGAGAAGGAGGCGGTCTCCTGA
- a CDS encoding ABC transporter permease, which yields MKTYVIKRVIQMVPVLFFTSVIIFGMVHLSPGDPAIILAGGHQTSPETLAQIRAKYHLDKPIVEQYLLWARDALHGNLGVSFRLQQDVTSLILQRLPISLELVGLAMLLTVLMAFPLGIVAAVHEGRVVDWIASLLAFIGVASPVYFTGILAVLLFAFHLGWLPAFGTGDGFADRLAHLLLPAAALALNMVALTSRMMRASMLETLNADYMRTALAKGVSYWRAVLKHAARNALIPVVTVTGLQVGFLLVGSVLVEYTFGIGGLGSLIVDGVQNSDYPIVQGTTLFVVVVFLVINLIVDLLYALIDPRVRYN from the coding sequence GTGAAGACGTACGTCATCAAGCGTGTCATCCAGATGGTGCCGGTGCTGTTCTTCACGTCCGTCATCATCTTCGGCATGGTCCACCTCTCGCCCGGGGACCCGGCCATCATCCTGGCCGGCGGGCACCAGACATCGCCGGAGACGCTGGCGCAGATCCGGGCGAAGTACCACCTGGACAAGCCGATCGTCGAACAGTACCTGCTTTGGGCGCGCGACGCGCTCCACGGCAACCTGGGCGTGAGCTTCCGCCTGCAGCAGGACGTGACGAGCCTCATCCTGCAGCGGTTGCCGATCTCGCTGGAGCTCGTCGGCCTGGCCATGCTCCTCACGGTCCTCATGGCGTTCCCGCTCGGCATCGTCGCGGCCGTCCACGAAGGCCGCGTCGTCGACTGGATCGCCTCGCTGCTCGCGTTCATCGGGGTCGCCTCGCCCGTGTACTTCACCGGCATCCTGGCCGTGCTGCTGTTCGCCTTCCACCTGGGCTGGCTGCCGGCGTTCGGGACGGGAGACGGCTTCGCCGACCGGCTCGCGCACCTGCTCCTGCCGGCCGCCGCGCTGGCGCTGAACATGGTGGCGCTGACCTCGCGGATGATGCGCGCCAGCATGCTGGAGACGCTGAACGCCGACTACATGCGGACGGCGCTGGCGAAGGGCGTCTCGTACTGGCGCGCGGTGCTCAAGCACGCGGCGCGCAACGCCCTGATCCCGGTCGTCACCGTCACCGGGTTGCAGGTCGGGTTTCTCCTCGTGGGAAGCGTGCTGGTCGAGTACACGTTCGGCATCGGCGGGCTCGGCAGCCTGATCGTCGACGGCGTGCAGAACAGCGACTACCCCATCGTGCAGGGGACGACGCTCTTCGTCGTGGTGGTCTTCCTCGTCATCAACCTGATCGTCGACCTGCTCTACGCGCTCATCGACCCGCGCGTTCGCTACAACTGA
- a CDS encoding ABC transporter permease, translating to MAWYRGRHATALAEPPLPEVDGPSPATAEDRVREAAKRRGWRTSPLYKNKAYLFALVVVAAIVAVGVLAPVLAPYPPNRPDLASSLSAPSHDHLLGTDKQGRDILSRLIWGTRTTLLSALFVVFISEIIGVPLGLVAGYFGGWVDALIMRAWDVLLGFPALLLAFVIVAVFGRGLTNAVIALGIVYVPMISRIVRGVVLVQRELTYVEAARAIGAGHLRVLGHILRNSLSPILVQSTIDLGYAILDLAALSYLGLGVQPPTADWGAMLADGREYLILSPYTAVASGLAIMLAVVAFNLLGDGLQAHFDPKRRR from the coding sequence ATGGCATGGTACCGCGGCCGACACGCCACCGCCCTCGCCGAACCGCCGCTGCCCGAAGTCGACGGGCCATCGCCGGCGACGGCCGAGGACCGCGTGCGCGAGGCGGCCAAGCGGCGGGGGTGGAGGACGTCACCGCTCTATAAGAACAAGGCGTATCTCTTCGCCCTGGTGGTGGTGGCGGCCATCGTGGCCGTCGGGGTGCTCGCGCCGGTCCTGGCGCCGTACCCGCCGAACCGGCCGGATCTGGCCAGCTCGCTGTCCGCGCCTTCGCATGACCACCTCCTGGGCACGGACAAGCAGGGGCGGGACATCCTCAGCCGTCTCATCTGGGGCACGCGGACGACGCTCCTGTCCGCGCTCTTCGTCGTCTTCATCTCCGAGATCATCGGCGTGCCGCTCGGCCTCGTCGCCGGGTACTTCGGCGGCTGGGTCGACGCGCTCATCATGCGCGCGTGGGACGTCCTCCTGGGCTTCCCGGCGCTGCTCCTGGCGTTCGTGATCGTCGCCGTCTTCGGCCGTGGCCTCACGAACGCGGTGATCGCGCTCGGGATCGTGTACGTGCCGATGATCTCGCGCATCGTGCGCGGCGTGGTGCTGGTGCAGCGGGAGCTGACGTACGTGGAGGCGGCGCGCGCCATCGGCGCCGGCCACCTGCGGGTGCTCGGCCACATCCTGCGGAATTCGCTCTCGCCGATCCTCGTCCAGTCGACCATCGACCTGGGGTACGCGATCCTCGACCTCGCCGCGCTCTCATACCTGGGTCTCGGCGTCCAACCGCCGACCGCGGACTGGGGTGCGATGCTCGCCGACGGCCGGGAGTACCTCATCCTCTCCCCGTACACGGCCGTGGCGTCGGGGCTCGCCATCATGCTCGCCGTCGTCGCCTTCAACCTCTTGGGCGACGGCCTGCAGGCGCACTTCGACCCGAAGCGGCGCCGCTGA